A single genomic interval of Dysidea avara chromosome 6, odDysAvar1.4, whole genome shotgun sequence harbors:
- the LOC136257375 gene encoding uncharacterized protein, whose protein sequence is MASGDDFQGLVLKGVIRVRNRQELGRGSYGRVYAVKYCGTICAAKEIHSILVEEVGDVEIIRTVESFMKECRQCSTLRHPNVIQFLGVYYPSVGAGGVQGRMRLPVMVMEMMVDSLTSLVDKHEKIPDHIKFSIVHDVSLGLCYLHNHDPPIVHRDLSPNNVLLTAHHVAKISDLGVAKVIKADSRKTMTKAPGTADFMPPEALTDNPEYGPPMDVFSFAGIVLHTFNQKWPHPTELVQYDCKTRKMVALSEVERRQQYLDKMRGEAEVLRPLVEECLDYDPAVRPTIKAVCERIQLSKDVYMKESPQDIDVITLHQQVEQKDNEIDQLRSENDQVKTENELQKRQMTEKDIQNEQLKFENDQLKQQLSFSRNVPAQQVASQLNRVTLGRPTTKTSQLKIEAPPLMPALISGRYHIKWTQLANLPAPMFSAYVTVQDKKVYIAGGNSPVDDAKHQVYVYDVNTDHWDQLPLSGHYWGVPHIIGGKLTIIGGRLSATKMVTNKVSTFDETSQTWTSHFPDLLSVRTRPGVVTHLEHVIVAGGGKYVNNTLVVQDDIEVLNWMRNSNWQKVSINLPVPMASFKPIITDDHLLIVGNVDVHISRSKSAYKITFDDITRSGDQQQTSDTPTKWITMTDATHYYTALVSSSSPPVVVGGQDQSGTTTSDIKMYGDSSKSWKNISSLSSARSEVAIVAVNNNAIIVIGGCTKGENKDNAKSSSLTTVELGQAQLIH, encoded by the exons ATGGCTTCCGGTGATGATTTTCAAGGTCTAGTTCTGAAGGGAGTTATTAGAGTGCGAAATCGTCAGGAACTGGGACGAGGGTCTTATGGGAGAGTTTACGCGGTCAAATATTGTGGAACGATTTGTGCTGCCAAAGAGATCCACTCCATTCTGGTCGAAGAGGTGGGAGACGTGGAAATTATACGAACAGTGGAATCGTTTATGAAGGAGTGTCGTCAGTGCAGTACATTACGTCATCCAAACGTCATACAGTTCCTAGGTGTTTATTATCCTTCTGTGGGGGCAGGCGGTGTACAGGGAAGGATGCGGCTACCAGTAATGGTTATGGAGATGATGGTGGATAGCTTGACTTCACTGGTGGATAAACATGAGAAGATTCCTGACcatataaaattttcaattgtccATGACGTCTCCCTTGGACTGTGCTACCTTCACAATCATGACCCTCCCATCGTCCATCGAGATCTCTCCCCCAATAATGTATTATTGACAGCACATCATGTGGCGAAGATTAGTGATCTTGGAGTGGCCAAGGTGATAAAGGCTGATAGTAGAAAGACAATGACTAAAGCTCCAGGAACTGCTGACTTTATGCCACCTGAAGCATTGACAGACAACCCAGAGTATGGCCCTCCCATGGATGTGTTTTCCTTTGCTGGAATAGTTCTGCACACATTTAACCAAAAGTGGCCTCATCCTACCGAGCTAGTGCAGTATGATTGCAAGACCAGAAAGATGGTAGCCTTGTCTGAAGTTGAGCGTCGTCAGCAGTACCTGGACAAAATGAGAGGAGAGGCTGAAGTATTAAGGCCACTGGTGGAGGAGTGTCTGGATTATGATCCTGCTGTGAGGCCAACCATAAAAGCTGTCTGTGAGAGGATCCAATTGAGCAAGGATGTTTACATGAAGGAGTCTCCACAAGATATAGATgttatcactctacaccaacaAGTGGAGCAGAAGGATAATGAGATTGATCAGTTGAGAAGTGAAAATGATCAGGTAAAGACAGAAAATGAGTTGCAGAAAAGGCAGATGACTGAAAAGGACATACAAAATGAGCAACTGAAATTTGAGAATGACCAATTGAAACAACAGCTG TCCTTCTCAAGGAATGTACCAGCACAACAAGTAGCCAGTCAACTTAACAGAGTAACTTTAGGAAGACCAACAACAAAGACATCACAATTGAAAATA GAGGCACCTCCATTAATGCCAGCACTAATCAGTGGCAGGTACCACATAAAATGGACTCAGCTGGCCAATCTTCCTGCTCCAATGTTTAGTGCATATGTCACAGTGCAAGACAAGAAGGTCTACATTGCAGGTGGGAATAGTCCAGTTGATGATGCTAAACATcaagtatatgtctatgatGTCAACACTGACCATTGGGATCAGTTACCTCTCTCAGGTCACTATTGGGGTGTTCCTCACATCATTGGTGGAAAGTTAACTATTATTGGTGGACGCCTGTCTGCTACTAAGATGGTGACTAATAAAGTTTCTACATTTGATGAAACTAGTCAAACTTGGACATCTCATTTTCCTGACCTTCTCTCAGTTAGGACCAGACCAGGGGTGGTTACTCACCTGGAGCATGTTATTGTTGCTGGGGGAGGAAAGTATGTTAACAACACACTAGTAGTACAAGATGATATTGAAGTCCTCAACTGGATGAGGAATTCTAATTGGCAGAAAGTGTCCATTAATCTTCCTGTGCCAATGGCTTCCTTCAAACCCATTATTACTGATGATCATTTACTCATAGTGGGTAATGTTGATGTTCACATTAGCCGTTCCAAAAGTGCTTACAAGATAACTTTTGATGATATCACAAGATCAGGTGACCAACAACAAACTAGTGACACACCCACCAAATGGATTACAATGACTGATGCCACTCACTACTATACAGCCCTAGTCTCCAGCTCATCCCCACCAGTGGTAGTTGGTGGACAGGATCAAAGTGGTACAACAACATCAGATATTAAGATGTATGGTGACTCTAGCAAGTCATGGAAGAacatttcatcattatcatcagctAGATCTGAAGTAGCTATAGTAGCAGTCAACAACAATGCCATTATAGTCATTGGAGGATGTACTAAAGGAGAGAATAAGGATAATGCTAAATCATCCAGTCTTACTACAGTGGAACTGGGACAAGCTCAACTAATACACTAA